In Canis lupus baileyi chromosome X, mCanLup2.hap1, whole genome shotgun sequence, one DNA window encodes the following:
- the HSD17B10 gene encoding 3-hydroxyacyl-CoA dehydrogenase type-2, giving the protein MAAACRGVKGLVALVTGGASGLGLATAERLVGQGATAVLLDLPNSDGEVQAKKLGKNCTFAAADVTSEKDVQAALTLAKEKFGRVDVAVNCAGIAVAIKTYNLKKNQAHTLEDFQRVLNVNLLGTFNVIRLVAGEMGQNEPDQGGQRGVIINTASVAAFEGQVGQAAYSASKGGIVGMTLPIARDLAPVGIRVMTIAPGLFGTPLLTSLPEKVRNFLASQVPFPNRLGDPAEYAHLVQAIIENPFINGEVIRLDGAIRMQP; this is encoded by the exons ATGGCTGCGGCCTGTCGGGGCGTGAAG GGCCTGGTTGCTCTAGTAACCGGAGGAGCCTCTGGTTTAGGTCTGGCCACGGCAGAGCGACTGGTGGGGCAAGGGGCCACTGCTGTGCTTCTGGACCTGCCCAACTCTGATGGCGAGGTACAAGCCAAGAAGTTGGGGAAGAACTGCACCTTTGCCGCAGCTGAT GTGACCTCAGAGAAGGACGTGCAAGCAGCCCTGACTCTAGCAAAAGAAAAGTTCGGCCGTGTGGATGTGGCAGTCAACTGTGCAGGTATTGCAGTGGCCATCAAGACATACAACTTAAAGAAGAATCAGGCCCATACCTTGGAGGACTTCCAGCGAGTTCTCAAT GTGAATCTCTTAGGCACCTTCAATGTGATCCGCCTGGTAGCTGGTGAGATGGGCCAGAATGAACCAGACCAGGGAGGCCAACGTGGGGTCATCATCAACACTGCCAGCGTGGCTGCCTTTGAGGGCCAG GTTGGACAAGCTGCATACTCTGCTTCCAAAGGGGGCATAGTGGGCATGACCCTGCCCATTGCTCGGGATCTGGCTCCTGTGGGCATCCGAGTGATGACCATTGCTCCAG GCCTATTTGGCACCCCGCTGCTGACCAGCCTCCCAGAAAAAGTGCGCAACTTCTTGGCCAGCCAAGTGCCCTTCCCCAACCGACTGGGTGATCCCGCTGAGTATGCTCATCTGGTACAAGCCATCATCGAGAATCCATTCATCAACGGAGAGGTCATCCGGCTGGATGGGGCCATCCGCATGCAGCCTTGA
- the RIBC1 gene encoding RIB43A-like with coiled-coils protein 1 isoform X1 — MYKVDVSPDPKEVAAIEARRNREKDRQSRFFNVRTRVMGVDVKALNSQVEERKLREATEQSKEAAYGTYQMQYDLVAQMLEKEQAERTRRLARKVQEFREQKQQLKNRQEFDFWDPGRFCMEFPGRFGDSDPYYGPASLQCFAGEDLDRAACLKMQQEQFKYSLERQLQEQRQVKVDEKCSDMLNDQLRLAMDMRATQLAKLEESCRVAMMSAMANANKAQGPHQAAELAERQRREHQREQEANFMEIQNQITSDLLTENPQVAQHPVAPHRVLPYCWKGMTPEQRTAIRKVQEVQRHEKEAQRQAEQALDVKWENQALHSAQAAMELEEQERELCAEFRRGLGSFNQQLAMEQKAQQNYLNSIIYTNQPTTQYHLQFNTSSR; from the exons ATGTATAAGGTAGACGTGTCACCAGATCCAAAGGAGGTGGCGGCCATTGAGGCTAGAAGAAATCGAGAAAAAGATCGACAGAGCCGATTCTTCAATGTGCGGACCCGAGTCATGGGG GTGGATGTCAAAGCCCTCAACAGCCAGGTGGAAGAGCGAAAGCTTCGAGAGGCAACAGAGCAGAGCAAGGAAGCAGCTTATG gtACCTACCAGATGCAGTATGATCTGGTAGCCCAGATGCTAGAGAAGGAACAGGCAGAACGAACACGTCGGCTGGCCAGGAAAGTCCAGGAATTTCGGGAGCAAAAGCAGCAGCTCAAGAACAGACAAGAATTTGACTTCTGGGATCCTGGCCGTTTCTGCATGGAGTTTCCAGGCCGTTTCGGTGACAGTGACCCCTACTATGGCCCAGCCAGCCTGCAGTGCTTTGCTGGAGAGGACCTGGACAGGGCTGCATGCCTGAAAATGCAGCAGGAGCAGTTCAAATACAGCCTGGAGAGGCAACTGCAGGAGCAACGACAAGTCAAGGTTGATGAGAAGTGTTCAG ATATGCTCAATGACCAGCTGCGCCTAGCCATGGACATGCGGGCCACCCAGTTGGCCAAGCTAGAGGAGTCCTGCCGTGTGGCCATGATGTCTGCCATGGCCAATGCCAACAAAGCCCAG GGGCCCCACCAGGCAGCTGAACTGGCTGAACGGCAGCGCCGTGAGCATCAGCGTGAACAGGAGGCCAATTTCATGGAGATCCAGAACCAGATCACGAGTGACCTACTGACTGAGAACCCTCAGGTTGCTCAGCACCCAGTGGCTCCCCACCGGGTCTTGCCCTATTGTTGGAAGGGCATGACTCCAGAGCAGAGAACTGCCATCAGGAAAGTCCAGGAGGTGCAACGCCACGAAAAGGAGGCACAGCGCCAGGCCGAACAAGCACTGGATGTCAAATGGGAAAACCAGGCCTTGCACTCAGCCCAGGCAGCAATGGAGTTagaagagcaggagagggaacTTTGTGCTGAATTTCGAAGGGGTCTGGGGTCTTTCAATCAGCAGCTGGCTATGGAGCAAAAAGCCCA GCAGAATTATCTGAATTCCATAATCTACACCAATCAGCCTACAACCCAATATCACCTGCAGTTCAACACCAGCAGCCGCTGA
- the RIBC1 gene encoding RIB43A-like with coiled-coils protein 1 isoform X2, giving the protein MYKVDVSPDPKEVAAIEARRNREKDRQSRFFNVRTRVMGVDVKALNSQVEERKLREATEQSKEAAYGTYQMQYDLVAQMLEKEQAERTRRLARKVQEFREQKQQLKNRQEFDFWDPGRFCMEFPGRFGDSDPYYGPASLQCFAGEDLDRAACLKMQQEQFKYSLERQLQEQRQVKVDEKCSDMLNDQLRLAMDMRATQLAKLEESCRVAMMSAMANANKAQAAELAERQRREHQREQEANFMEIQNQITSDLLTENPQVAQHPVAPHRVLPYCWKGMTPEQRTAIRKVQEVQRHEKEAQRQAEQALDVKWENQALHSAQAAMELEEQERELCAEFRRGLGSFNQQLAMEQKAQQNYLNSIIYTNQPTTQYHLQFNTSSR; this is encoded by the exons ATGTATAAGGTAGACGTGTCACCAGATCCAAAGGAGGTGGCGGCCATTGAGGCTAGAAGAAATCGAGAAAAAGATCGACAGAGCCGATTCTTCAATGTGCGGACCCGAGTCATGGGG GTGGATGTCAAAGCCCTCAACAGCCAGGTGGAAGAGCGAAAGCTTCGAGAGGCAACAGAGCAGAGCAAGGAAGCAGCTTATG gtACCTACCAGATGCAGTATGATCTGGTAGCCCAGATGCTAGAGAAGGAACAGGCAGAACGAACACGTCGGCTGGCCAGGAAAGTCCAGGAATTTCGGGAGCAAAAGCAGCAGCTCAAGAACAGACAAGAATTTGACTTCTGGGATCCTGGCCGTTTCTGCATGGAGTTTCCAGGCCGTTTCGGTGACAGTGACCCCTACTATGGCCCAGCCAGCCTGCAGTGCTTTGCTGGAGAGGACCTGGACAGGGCTGCATGCCTGAAAATGCAGCAGGAGCAGTTCAAATACAGCCTGGAGAGGCAACTGCAGGAGCAACGACAAGTCAAGGTTGATGAGAAGTGTTCAG ATATGCTCAATGACCAGCTGCGCCTAGCCATGGACATGCGGGCCACCCAGTTGGCCAAGCTAGAGGAGTCCTGCCGTGTGGCCATGATGTCTGCCATGGCCAATGCCAACAAAGCCCAG GCAGCTGAACTGGCTGAACGGCAGCGCCGTGAGCATCAGCGTGAACAGGAGGCCAATTTCATGGAGATCCAGAACCAGATCACGAGTGACCTACTGACTGAGAACCCTCAGGTTGCTCAGCACCCAGTGGCTCCCCACCGGGTCTTGCCCTATTGTTGGAAGGGCATGACTCCAGAGCAGAGAACTGCCATCAGGAAAGTCCAGGAGGTGCAACGCCACGAAAAGGAGGCACAGCGCCAGGCCGAACAAGCACTGGATGTCAAATGGGAAAACCAGGCCTTGCACTCAGCCCAGGCAGCAATGGAGTTagaagagcaggagagggaacTTTGTGCTGAATTTCGAAGGGGTCTGGGGTCTTTCAATCAGCAGCTGGCTATGGAGCAAAAAGCCCA GCAGAATTATCTGAATTCCATAATCTACACCAATCAGCCTACAACCCAATATCACCTGCAGTTCAACACCAGCAGCCGCTGA
- the RIBC1 gene encoding RIB43A-like with coiled-coils protein 1 isoform X3: MYKVDVSPDPKEVAAIEARRNREKDRQSRFFNVRTRVMGVDVKALNSQVEERKLREATEQSKEAAYGTYQMQYDLVAQMLEKEQAERTRRLARKVQEFREQKQQLKNRQEFDFWDPGRFCMEFPGRFGDSDPYYGPASLQCFAGEDLDRAACLKMQQEQFKYSLERQLQEQRQVKVDEKCSGRII, from the exons ATGTATAAGGTAGACGTGTCACCAGATCCAAAGGAGGTGGCGGCCATTGAGGCTAGAAGAAATCGAGAAAAAGATCGACAGAGCCGATTCTTCAATGTGCGGACCCGAGTCATGGGG GTGGATGTCAAAGCCCTCAACAGCCAGGTGGAAGAGCGAAAGCTTCGAGAGGCAACAGAGCAGAGCAAGGAAGCAGCTTATG gtACCTACCAGATGCAGTATGATCTGGTAGCCCAGATGCTAGAGAAGGAACAGGCAGAACGAACACGTCGGCTGGCCAGGAAAGTCCAGGAATTTCGGGAGCAAAAGCAGCAGCTCAAGAACAGACAAGAATTTGACTTCTGGGATCCTGGCCGTTTCTGCATGGAGTTTCCAGGCCGTTTCGGTGACAGTGACCCCTACTATGGCCCAGCCAGCCTGCAGTGCTTTGCTGGAGAGGACCTGGACAGGGCTGCATGCCTGAAAATGCAGCAGGAGCAGTTCAAATACAGCCTGGAGAGGCAACTGCAGGAGCAACGACAAGTCAAGGTTGATGAGAAGTGTTCAG GCAGAATTATCTGA